ccggaaggcctggctaaggagAGGACGaccctcgcttctgactctggcccgcctctccatccgaaaggcctagccaaggaggaacgatgctCGCTACCTCAGtccgcctctccgaccaaaaggctatcgaacctctacttatagctcttctccaatCAGCGCGGTCGGAGACGACTGGAAAACAACCGaacggggacgcctgctcggtcaGGACTCAAAAAATcaggcggagcaagtaaggcaggactctcaagtcaaccgcaataccgaggaccgtaccctgcaaacccgtaggacagtactgtcaggccatgtcAAAAGAGTACTTTGCAACCTTCTGACATGGCAGGACatgaacagtattatgggcgccaacATATGttctacagtatggtaggcgccgacattggcCATACTAGAAGAatacgatggagcctaccacatgcgtctgggcgtcaacagtattgtgggcaccgacaaaccaccttgtacccgatggcgtgggcaacaagactaggtagcacacacacttctctttctctcactctatctctcttgtaacgtcgtccccttcatctataaaacgggatgcgctctctccaaaaggaggATTCCAACGAACAACAAACGGATCACTTTGATTCTCTCTGCTTGGATCTACAACTCTAAAGTCAAACAAAGCATAcactcgaacacttagcgcacgtcGGAGCTCCcttcactcttggcccttcggtccggagtccgaccggacctcagataccccccatcttattctctctcgtttgtaaccccacagcaaacttcgagcacctgagcttAGGAATAatatcaccgaccgactcaaactggacgtagggcgtgttgcctgaaccagtataaaccctatgtcattgagtgctaggccatatccgatcacaacgtacggcaagactataaatatttatgtgttaatcACTTTTCACACCAACATTATTATTTATACTTATAAACTTATGATAGTCATATAGCATATTTAATTACAAATATATCCGCATTAAAATTTATCAGCCAAACTATTGGTCAAAGATTTAAAGTTTAAATTCGGATATGCGTGTGCACcaccccgttcgcgtgcccttaaacctggcttgatccgcttcttttttcatccggaacagtgtttttctctcacaaattcctccagcattcctccaaaccatccaaattcctccagaaatCCTCCAAGCGAACATGAAGTTTATATACACCCTCAACCAACTATTTAACTAcctgttagagcatctccaatagtttagTAAAGCTACACCTAATCTTGATTTTTGGACAGGATGGAAAAAAAAATCTCCTACAACAACTCAATATCTTAACTCCCAATCTATCCTCGCCTAGAAAACTAAAAGGCATCCACACATTAACGATACGCAAAGCATGACTACTCCATATTATGGGGTGGCAATTATTTTTTTCATTACTCAATTTCCCTTACCGCCACCGTGAAGTTCATCAGAATTGAATCTCTTGTACTATTTTCATATCTGAGAATAAATGGAGATTCTATTTTGTAGGTTCTAGCCGTGAGTTAAGGTGTCAAGGATGACAGTCAGGGTTTCCTCTATATCGCCTAGGAGGTTCGACAGAATGGGATCTACGGTCACCATATTTTCAGATCAAAGAATATTGCGAGATAGAGCCAGCAACGGAGATCCTGTCTTAGAAAGATCTTGGTGTCAGTTAGGTGTTGGTAGATGGCTGGTTGTGGGGCGGCTAGCTGCGGAATGGTGCAGTGTCCGTGTGGCACGAGCAGTGACAAAATTCTTCAAATGGATACTATTTTTCATTTTTAGGTGCAAATTATTAAAAAACAATTGGTGATAGAGTTACTTTTTCCTTTCTAATACTGGAAAGATTGCAAAACTAGATTTTTCAGATTATTTTTAGTTACCTTTGTAGATGCTCTAAGCAGTTGGATCCAAACAATATCTTACTAATAATTGGCTAGCTAATAATCAATGACTTTTGCATATAAAGAGCATCTTTAAGAGTCTTTCTAAAATTTACtctctaataaatcatcacttgAAGAGTTATTTGAGTAaaaattgttatatatatattttatatttGCACCCTCCAATAGCTTTTTCTATTATGTGCGCCCTAGAGAGCCATCTTCGTTCTTTGGCTAGCCAGAAATATAGATAGAGGATGTCTATATTTGAAGATCCAattaaggtcttgtttggatgcacatatATCCATCTTAAATCatgtgtgttgaagtggattggagtacgtggaattaaactaagttctatCCCAATCTACTccaccacatatggattgaagtGAATATACATGCATCTAAATAGGGCCTAAAGATGTTGTTGGAGGATATTTTTTACCAAAATCACTATTTGTATTTATAAACTAAGAATGATATAAAGAGTCTTTGAAGTTGCTCTAGACTATCTAACTAAACATGACGTAAATCCCATCACAAATCAATATTCCGTCGCCAAGTAAAAACCTAAAATATCCTGCGAGAGAAAGCACAAACCACGACAAAGAATGAGAAAACATCGTAGTAAAACTCGTCAGAGTTGTTCGTGATGAAGGCACTGCTGATTTCGAATCGTAGCCCCCTTTTTTTAATTTCCGACGAGTGGTTTACCTAAGGCACGATAGTTATTTTAGTCCCTCAACTATTAGCCGAGACTCAATTTCATCCTTCAATTTTTAAAATGGCCGTTTAGATTTTCAAACTTTAGTTGTTGGTTCAATTTCATCCTATAACTATAAAGATGATCGTTTTAGTACTTAAATTTTGTATTTTGGactcaatttcatccataaactatTAAATTGCATTTAACTTTAGCTGTAGGCTCAATTTTATCCTACGACGTGCGAAGTAGATGGCCGTTGACAAATCGCCAGAACAGCCCGAGTGGAGTGAATTTGGATTCTGGCTGACCGTCACAGACCCGCTGGTACTAGATCTTGTGTCAACAACAAAATCTTGGTCTCTTTTTATGCCCACGAGGAGAATCATAGCATATCTGTCCAGGACGCCGGACGTTTACTGTCCTGGCACGTGTGTATTCGCACGAAGGAGCGGTGCAGTGGGGAATCTAGAAGCAGACGCAGTACAGCATGCTCTGTACTATGCTGTACTGTAGTATCCTAGCTCCTCTGGCGAACTTTAACTCCTATCCCATTAAATGTTTGaacacatagagtattaaatatatattaattatgaaaataaatgtatagattgagactaatttgcgagacaaattttttaatcctacttagtccatgatttgacaatacgtTGCTACAGTAAAGAAGGTTCGCTTGAGCTCATCAGCCAGAATCAGCcctacttttcagccatggaaataatatttttctctcacaacaaatcaatcatACAAATCAGCCGCATCAGCAGTAAGTCTTGCCGAACAGGACTAAAGCGGGGGCAGTCGCCATGTGTCGAACGAACGATCTAGAGGAGCACCAACCCAGAAGGTGTAGGACACTCGGGGCGGGGCCAGCCCCAGCCGGCCAGCCGATCACATTGACTCCACCGCAAAATGCCATGCCCATCGTCAGTTGCCCCCCACGCCGCAACCGTGACCACCGCCCCGGTCAGCCACAGCGCGCGAGCGAATCGCGGTAGCAAAAGTGCCCATATTTTGCTTGCCTCTCGGTCTGTGGCTTTCCGAGTTCGATGAGTGgtcatgtcgggttcataaactcagggtccccaatggacccgcttccatGCAAAAAgttcggcccagcagacggcatCGTGACAAACGCGCCCCTCTTGGGCTAGCCCAGGAACATAATGATAGGCCAGGACaacgatccggtccccgaccggaaggcctggccaaggtggggacaTAGTCCGACTCTGACCTCTTTTTATGACCGGGGATACGCCAGACCTCTGCTCATGATTCTTCCCCGACCGACCTAGTCGAAgccaactgggaacgaccgatcagggacacccgctcggtgaggGTCCACGGATCAGGcaaagcagataaggtaaggcgctcaagtcaaccgcaataccgaggaccataccctgccttGCCCTCCGCGCCTTCAGGATAGTGCCAGCTTGTCATGCCAGACGAGCACTATGCAACCTTTCAGGCATGTTAGAGTACAAACAGTATTATTGGCGCCGACGTTTGTCGTACTAGGTGAACACAGTAGAGCCTGCCATATGTGTctgacataaacaatattgtgggcgccgacgaccgtctcgtacccaacagcgtgggcaacaagcctaggtagcacacgtatccaTTCTTCCTTTCTCtaacttataaggccatccccttcaactataaaaggggatgtgatcTCTCCTCTCTAGAAGATGTTCTCTCGGCTCTCGAAAGTAATGAGGCTAGACGTTCTCTCTGGCTCTAGACAACCAGAGCACTCGAATAGCTCAATGGTTCTAGAATCCCCTAGCTACACAGCGCAAATTCTCCAATACTTAACGCACGTTAGAGCACCCGTCACTCTCGCCCATTCGGTTTACAGTctgaccgggcctctaacacccccttctcattcctactcgtttataaccctacagcaaactttgagcacctaggctcaagaataaagttaccaaccgactaaaactggacgtagggcacattgactaaaccagtataaatcatgtgtcattaagtgctaagCCACATCCGATAACAAcacatggcaaaactacaaatatttacttgttggtcactttttgcaccgacagttggcgccgtccatggggaggacgccgtgcgttcatgcttttggtcatcggatggcctacctttccaccatctttggcatggtcggctcaagcgatacgattcgctttggctcactagagtttcctacGCTCCCACTTGTTGGGATGTGGTTCCTCCCGTCTTCCAGTAGCTCTAGACTTTCCTCTAAGGGAGtctggactttgtcgccgaccgacTTGGCATACTGCGCCTCTGTGAAGACGCGCTCGTCCTAGCATCCACTAGAGGAGGAGCGCTCTCCACCGGCCCCGGGCCACTCGACGACCCCAACATCGAGACACTCGCACTTCGCCTTGAGCCCATTCTGGGCTCAAACTCCACAGTGGGTAATGTACATGTTGTTCTTTACTCATTGTTTAATACCTTTCGCCGACTCtccagagggaccccgttgtccccaccgcgATTGCCATGCTACCGGTTCCCTTACGGCTTCGCGTCCACCACGGACGCGTATGCGTGGGGCCTCTAAAGGACGCTcatgccgccccctctcacatccgaattcatggggatggcgggctacgcaCCCACCTCCTTTCATGACACCATGGATCATGAGGTcaaaagcgatggctccagcatcaccTAGCCACCCTATGTCCTAAGAGTGCGCAATGGCTgatgctctaggacagccaccaatggtagcagagtctctatagactcacacccctccacaCCCTTGAATAGAGGCCCTCGCGTGTGTGCAGAGGCATGGCGAGGAGTTGCAACAAAGGTGGTATAGCCAGCTGCCACCTGTGCTGGAGCGCTCAGCGTAGCACGCTGCGCCACGCGCGTGTAACCCGGTAGGTGGCACCTGAGGTCACGTCCATTAGGTACAGCACAACATCCTAGACGGAGGGAATGACCCTCCTCAGTTCGCTtgagctggccagaacatcgctgctacgacgatgcttctgcgcggcctccccAAGCCTATGGACCCATAGGAACAggcaatccaccggaacctccgagtGTTGGTAGAGACCGCTGCTGttcagcaggcggagagctccgcgtcgCGACACCAGCTCACGGTCTCATGCCCCACCGGGGGACTAGGGCCACACTAGTCAAATCGCTCTATCCACTCGCATTACAGTTGCCGAGAGTGGGGCAGGAGGTCGTGGCTACACCACAGCCCAAACCGATGCTCGCTCCACACCGGCCACCTATGTCCGAATGTCTCAGGACGAACCGTGACACTCgctgcatcatcaacaatcgacgccatgcttggcatgatgatgacgtctatCGAGTGGTGGTGAGAGCAGGCGGCGTGAATCTCAGCCTGACAATCGAGGAGTGTGGGGACACACACCCCAGGCGTGGAGACCGACCAAACAACCGTTGCCCTAGCCCAGACGTCCTAGGGCCATAGGTCTTTGGTTGTCATATCTAGAGAGCGCCATTCCCATATCGCttctgaccacccaccaacatcgccagatACACCAGGGAGACCAACCCcgatatatggctcaaagacttctggctTGTCTACCGAGCTGGAGGAgtagatgatgaccacttcatcatccaatacctccccatctgtgtggggagcatgttcgagcatggctcgaattccttctgcTCAACAACATCCAtgactaggcggatctcaagagagTCTTTGTTGgcaatttctaggggacatatgtccatcctaggaattcctaggaccttaagagttgccagcaggagcccaacaagtccctacggaattacatccataggttctcaaagcggtgcaTCTCCCTTCTTGATGTCGTCAACGCGGAcatcatcagcgtgttcctctctgggatgacctatgagtccttgatccacaagctcagctatgtgaagccctgtaccacccatgacctactTGACATCGTCACGAACCATGCCTCTGACGATGAGGTGGTCGGGGTGGTCTACACAaaaggccaagcatgaggaccaagGTGAGGGCCCCTCTACACAAAAGGggaagaagagcaagaaggatCAGCGCCAATCGACTAACCCAACCTTGGTCGCTGTGACTGAtcgtgcgggcaagcagccccagtagggccagcccgaccacttcaacaagctcatggagagcccatgtaCCAACCACGcttaccccgtcaagcacctctacaaggactatgagctcctcaagcgctttctgcggTAGTCCgacaagccaaaggaagggaaaggcaaggaggccATCGTCCACaggaagcgcctcaccaaggtgctgatggatggaggcagcagcctcaacatcctctatgttgacaccctcaacaccatgcgcatcccccaGTCAGAGCTctacccagtgagctctccctttcaCGGTGTAATCCCAGGGACACAGGCGTACCCGCTTAGGTAGATTGACCTGTCTGTCATGTTTGGTgactgagccaacttctgctcggaggtcctcacctttgaggtggtggactttctagggtcctaccatgccatcttggggaggccatgctacgccaagttcatggccatccccaactacacctaccttaagttgaagatgctgggaccgAATGGCGTCATCACCATGGGTAGCACATTTTTGCACGCCTATATGTGTGACcacgagcattatgagctcgctGCTGCTGTCACCAACTCCACCAAGCTCTCGAAGCTTAGGAATTTGTCGACTCTAGCAGTCCTTGACTGCAATGAGCCAACCTCCTCATGTGCCTTCCACCCgaccgaggaaaccaaggcggtggggatcgaccccaccgacccaaccaagatggtgtggattgGGACCAAGCACCCAACCAAATAGGAGAGTGAGCTCACcgacttcctacgtgccaatcatgatgtcttcgcatggaaacttTTTAACATGCTGGACATACTAAGGgagctcaccgagcatgcactacgccttgttctgggctcaaagcccaccaagcaacgcttGCATCACTTTGAtgacgagaggcgtagggccaaaCTCTTAGCAGCtgaattcatcaaagaggtatatcaCTCTGACTAGcaagccaatcctattcttgttaaaaagaagactaggaaatggagaatgtgtgttgattatgttggcctcaacaaggcgattccaaaggaccattttcctttcccaccaatagaccagataatcgactccaccttaggatgtgaaatcctctcctttctagatgcctactttgGCTACCACCAGgtcacaatgaaagagtccgactagatcacgacttcattcatcaccccatatggttcatactgttatgtaaccatgccttttggtctgaagaacgttgGCACCActtatcaacggtgcatgcagcgatgctttgctgaccaaattgacccgcttgaccagcctgaccaagttgagtggctgaaaccaacaattaCCGTCTATGTAGATGATAGTGGTGAAACCGGCTCAAGCcagcgacctgatcacaaacttggctacaacattcatgaacctccaaaggttcagcgtcaaattaaatcccaaaaaatgtgtttttgggtttccgaaggggaagctgctcggatacatcgtgtccgagcgtggcatcgaagcccaccccaaaaaaatcatggccatctccaatatgggccctatacgcaatgttaagggcatacagaggctcaccggctgtttggccacCCTAAGCCAGTTCATCTCCTCAATAGGCGAATGAGGGATGCCTCTCTagaaacttctcaagaagacggACACATTCGTCTAGATAGAGGAGGCACagtaggctttggaaagccttaaAGAATCACTGATGTCgtccccaatcctcgtcgctcccgaatagggagaatccctcctctacattgtggcaagcaaccatgttgtAAGCGCTGCCCTCGTCATcgagagggaggagccaggacaccccaGAAGGTCCAATGACCAGTATACTTTGTCGGTGAGGTACTCTCTGATGCCAAGGTTCGATACCCCTAGGTTCAGAAGCttctatacgccgtgctgatggtgacccaaaagctcctgcattacttcaccgaccacgaagtcatggtcgtcactttaTACATgctgggagacatcatccgcaatagTGATGCCGcgggatggatctctaagtgggaTCTTGAGCTTATGGACCACAACATCATGTATATCCCTCGCActactattaagtctcaggctcttgctGACTTCATCGCCAAATGGACAGAAGTCTAGCTCTCGACCAtagacatcacccacgagtattGGATGATATACTTCAACGGGTTGGTCATGGTGcctggctcgggggctggagtggttctgatctccttggatgggagtaggctccgctacatgatccatctccatttttcagcctcaaacaatgaTGCAgagtacaaggccctcatcaatggattgCGCATCACTGTTGAGCTCAGTGCCATGCGACTATATGTCCACGGCGACTCGgagttggtcatcaaccaagtcatgaaagaATCCTCCTGCAAGATCCCTCTCATGGtggcatactgccaggaggtgcgcggGCTTGAGTACAAATTCCAAGGGAttgaactgcatcatgtcccctgaaaggacaatgatgccgccgatttCCTAGTAAAATTGGTGGCTAGGCGGGCTCTGTCTCTAGATGGGgacttcatcaacgatctccatgagccatctgcccgtGTTATGGAGGATTTGGTCTAGACGCACTCCAACACCAATCTagcactcgggggctctgaccttcTGACGTGCCCCGACCCCGACCAACCGCTCGGGTGCTCCAACCCAGGCACCTTCATGGCAATGTCGTCTGATAAAACATCATCATGATGGTGCTCAATCTGGTCGACTGGAGAGCACCactacttgcctacctcctcgaggaggttctcccactgaAAAGGACTAAAGCATGATGAATTGCTCGATGCGCTAAGATGTTTGTCGCAATTGGTGACAAACTTTACAAGCGGAGCCCattgggagtactcatgaagtgtgtcCTGATTG
This DNA window, taken from Miscanthus floridulus cultivar M001 chromosome 13, ASM1932011v1, whole genome shotgun sequence, encodes the following:
- the LOC136499931 gene encoding uncharacterized protein, with protein sequence MRTKSDKPKEGKGKEAIVHRKRLTKVLMDGGSSLNILYVDTLNTMRIPQSELYPVLTFEVVDFLGSYHAILGRPCYAKFMAIPNYTYLKLKMLGPNGVITMGSTFLHAYMCDHEHYELAAAVTNSTKLSKLRNLSTLAVLDCNEPTSSCAFHPTEETKAVGIDPTDPTKMVWIGTKHPTK